The genomic region GGGTAGTGAAATGATGATGATGGTTGAAAAGGTTGGTTTGTGGTTTAGGTTTTTCGAGGTGTATAACCACGATGCTTCCCTGGATTTTTCAGTTACCACTGCAGTCAATTACAAGAAGTTTGTGAGTGAACATGGAGAAAGTCTCAATTCAGCACTAAGCGAACCCGACAAGCTTGATATATTCGAGCTTCTAAACTCTCTGAGCGTGAGAGACACTATGGTATTCTTTCCAGGAGGAATGATGGAGTTGATCGACTCAGTTACGTATTTGCTGAAGGATATTCAGGAGTCTTTGGGAATCAAAGTGAACGAAGAAAAACAGACAAATAAGAGTAGTAAGAGCTCAAAACCTAAGAAGAAAAGGAAGAAGAGAGATAGGGACGCTGATTCCGATGTTAATCTCACGGATATTGAAAGTATGACTGACCCGAATGATTTGTACCAACTCTACGATATAGATGATGTAGATCAAACAAATGTTTCAAAGGATGATAATAGTTCTAAGTCTACTTCAAGAAAGTCTTCAAAAAAATCTCAAACAACACCAGATACTAATTCTAGCCCTACTACTAAGGATGCTACTAATACTAGTGCTGGggataataaaaataaagataatCCTAACACTGATAATACTACTGATACTAACCCAAATAACACTGATAacactaataataatgaagataGTTCTGTTGTAAATGTTAAAGAAGAGAAAACAGAAAAGAAACCGAAAAGACCAAAGAAAACGAAATCGCCAAATGGTGATGCAACCGCAAATAATGAAGCTAACCAAGAGACTGAGTCAGTAGTTTCAGATACTTCCCCAGTATATAACACTGTATCAGGAGATACTACAAATAACAATGTAAAGGATGAGAATCCAGAAAACTCAGCAGTAAAGGAAGAAAGTCTTAAAGAAGATAATGAAGAACTTATCGAACAAATAAAGTTACTCTTGGCAAAATTGGAACATAATTACAGGCATGCACCTCAGGAAACAAGTCAAGTGAGAATCCTATCAATCACTACCAATCTCATTGATCTAAAGATGCCCTCAAAAGCATCCGTTTCAGCCAACAACACTGTAGATGAGGTTAATGATAGTTCTAATGCAGTTAGTGATGGGGGCGTAGCTAATGAAGTAAAAGATGAGAAGGTATCGGATAGATTTAGCGAGTTAAAGATATTTTGTTTGAACTTGACTGTTGAGAGTTTGGGTTACGAAGAAGAAAGTGATGGTGAGGAAGAAAGTCTTGACGAGAAGTTCGGACTAGTCACAAATTTGAGACGCGTTTGCAGAACAATGTTAAGAATTGAAAAATCGAGAGCTGCTAAGAAGGTCACAGAGGAGCCAACGTTCATCCCAAGACCTAATTCAGCCTCTTCACCCAAAGTATTCAATCTCACAGTCCCAATACTCCTCAAATATCCCAAACAACTCCATTTACCCAACTTCATGTATTCTTATCAAAGGTTTGTTAACTTTATAATCCCTAgtatatttttacattaatatattttaataataaataaattttgtaatagGGTATATGATAGCTTGAAGAGTTTCAGTAGAGCAACTCAGAAATGTAAGAATAGATATACTGGCCAAACCGGAGTTATAAAGAGGTCAAATTTCGCAATGTTAGATATCTGGAAGTGCGTTCAGGTCGAATGGAACGATAATAAAAAGGAACAAAAGGCATGCAACCCCTGGGAACtcattttgtaatttttatcgtaaaatatactattcgcatatagtataatatagtatatagCATATACATGTATATCttagtatatattaagtGAGTAGTTTATAGTACAGCATTTAATAAGTTAGCTGACTGGAACAGTTTGagtttttaaatatttttgaaCCAGTTTCCTCCGCTGGTTTTTCGAGAGGCTGTGCCAGATAGCCAAATGTTTGTACTTTTCGTTCATAGGCTTAAATGTCTCCCGAGGAGCACCACTCTTCAACCAATTCTTATACTTCACCAGCAAATCTCTTTCGTAAGTTTTTGTACGATATTCATGATTTACATATgattctaataattaaattatatcaaactattatatatataataaaatgtgtatagaTGTTTAAATGGTACCCAGAGTGTAAGGATCAGTTTCGATTTTATAATCTGGAAATTTGAGTGATAGGTAAAAATCCCGGATCGCATATGCATGTTGAGATTGTTCAGTAGTGAATTGTTCCTGGAGTTCCTCAATCTTGGAAAGATTAATTGCCCATGGCTCTTGATGATTAAGTACACCCAGATCAGATAAATCGTCCACTATCCGATCAACCAAATCCTCAGGAAGTCTTCCATTCTCATCAACATTAAACCCAGTCTCGCCAATAACTTTATCAATATGTAAACTATAACTATCCTCAACCtcactattattattactatttgAATTATCAGAATTATCGGTAGAGTTATGGGTGGAATCATCTGGTTTGTACAGTTTTGAGAAgaaattttcaaaattagACTTAATTTCACCATTTTCATCCCTAAAGTACAACTTTTTGATATCGAAATTAATAGCGATTTGGTGCTTCTTGAGGTAATTTTCAACCATTTTGCAGTTTGGAACAGGCTTGAAAACACCGTATTTATGCCACAGTGTTGGGTTTGCAAACTCGGCAAGAGGAATTCCTGCGTCTTTCATCTTATAAGCGATGCTTCTTAGACGAGAAAATAGCTGTCTGAAGGTTGTGTTGTACAATTTCTGTTCACGTTCAGCCCAATATGACTGTAGCCTTTTGAGGgtgtaaaatttatcaacatAGTGGTCATACTCTTCAGGTTTATTTATCACACGATcaaaatacaaatataaatcatTACTCACATCATCattctatatataattattataagggaataatactaataataaagttgatggtatataattaatagtgTAATACTTGAAACTCTGAAATATCTTTGATGGATTCGAGTTCCTTAGAAAGGGCTTCATGGAAGGAATTATCAGAGAGCAGTT from Theileria annulata chromosome 1, complete sequence, *** SEQUENCING IN PROGRESS *** harbors:
- a CDS encoding uncharacterized protein (Apicoplast targetting peptide predicted by the PlasmoAP tool;~Signal peptide predicted for TA19670 by SignalP 2.0 HMM (Signal peptide probability 0.843, signal anchor probability 0.033) with cleavage site probability 0.520 between residues 23 and 24); translation: MLFYYYTLLIFLTLQTLIKSSYSFIFSTHFHLNDLYHNNLYNNLYNNINDKNIYNNSINGGNVHNWCVYATKSKLKAVRKFTRDRPKKTTPAAIYPSPTLYYGNVHDHFGAPPEYLPIPVQDTLDFLRNGRLSELISLLKAGITGSELSKLLSDNSFHEALSKELESIKDISEFQNDDVSNDLYLYFDRVINKPEEYDHYVDKFYTLKRLQSYWAEREQKLYNTTFRQLFSRLRSIAYKMKDAGIPLAEFANPTLWHKYGVFKPVPNCKMVENYLKKHQIAINFDIKKLYFRDENGEIKSNFENFFSKLYKPDDSTHNSTDNSDNSNSNNNSEVEDSYSLHIDKVIGETGFNVDENGRLPEDLVDRIVDDLSDLGVLNHQEPWAINLSKIEELQEQFTTEQSQHAYAIRDFYLSLKFPDYKIETDPYTLESYVNHEYRTKTYERDLLVKYKNWLKSGAPRETFKPMNEKYKHLAIWHSLSKNQRRKLVQKYLKTQTVPVS